In Rhodopirellula sp. P2, the DNA window TGATTGAACGCGCCACAGAACAAAACCTGGCACTGATCATCATCAGCGCCTCCGGTGGTGGAGCCCGAATGCACGAAGGCATCCTGTCGCTGATGCAAATGGCCAAGGTCTCCGCCGCTCTTTCGCGCTATCACTCCGCAGGCGGACTGTTCATCAGTGTCCTGACCAATCCAACCATGGGTGGGGTTGCCGCCAGCTTCGCCTCGCTCGGTGACCTGGTCTTTGCCGAACCCAAGGCCCTGATCGGGTTTGCCGGACCGCGAACGATCAAAGCCACCATCGGCATCGAACTGCCCGAAGGGTTCCAAACCAGCGAATTCCTGTTGGAGCATGGCTACATCGATCGCATCGTCCATCGCAAAACTCTGAAGACAGAAATTGCCACCGCCATCGACTACTGCGGGAAGTAACCGATGGGGCTGTTCGATTCGATCAAAGGCGCGTTCTCCAAAGGCAGCGGCGGTTCACTGAAGCGGATCGATGTGGAGAAACGGTTCGAACGCTCACGAACAGCAGCCACCGGCACGATGAGCAACTTCTTCGTTGCTTACGATCTGGAACGCAAAGAGAACGTCGGGGTCAAAATCCTCGACCCCGAAAAGTACGAACTGTTCGAAAGTCGCTTCAAGGGTTTGAACAAACCTTCCGAAGGCGAAATCGCGATGCAGATGAAGCATCCGCTGATCGTGAAGACCTTCGAACACGGCATCACAGCCAAAAACCAACGCATCTTGGTGATGGAATACATCGCCGGCGTGGGGATCCAAGACGTGATCGTGCGCAAGAAACGCGACGTCATTGATGGCAAAGAAATGCTGCTGATGCGAGAGATGGCCGAATCACTCGCCTACGTGCACGACCAAGGCTTCATCCACCGCGACGTCTGCCCTCGCAACTTCATTTGCACCCCACCCGAAGAAGGTGACGACACTGTTTCAGGTGTCCGGCTGATCGATTTCGGCTTGTCCGTTCCCGCCACACCACCGTTCATGGCCCCCGGCAATCGCACCGGCACGCCACTGTACATGTGCCCGGAAATTGTACGCCGCCGAGCGACCGACCAACGCGTGGATGTGTTCTCGCTCGGTGTGACCTTCTACTGCCTGCTGACATTCAAACACCCGTGGCAAGGTGAGATCGTCAGCGGACGCGCGGCGCTGCAGCACGACACGGAAACCTCCACCCCGATTCTCGAACGCCGTGACGACATCCACCCCAAAGTGGCTCGCGTGATCATGCGAATGATCGAACCGAATGTCGATGATCGACTGCCGTCGATCAAAGAATTTTTGATGCAAACCCGCGGCCTCGAATCCGCCTTCGTCAGCTAGCCAGCGGTGGTTCGCTGCCACGTTAGGCCGTGCCCTACTCTCCGTTGACGACCCCCGCCCTGCCACACGCATGAAAACGGTGGTGAACGGTTCGGTTAAACTGGTCTCGTCCTCCCTTGCCTGCATCCGCGGCACGAGTGACGCCCCACCTCCCCCCCCCCACCGCTCTCTCGGAATCCATCATGCCCAACCGCCGTGATTTTCTCGCTGGCTCGCTTGCCGCCGCGTCACTTGCTTCACTGCCAACTCGCAGTCTTTTCGCGGCGGATCCTGAAACCGAGAGCCGGTGGCCCATCTGCGTGTTCACCAAGCCACTGAACTCGATGTCCTTTGACGAAATGGCCTCGGCACTTGCCGAAGCAGGTTTCGATGGCGTCGAAGCCACCGTGCGAAAAGGCGGCAACGTGGCCCCCGCAGAAGCCGCTGAGAAACTGCCCGCGATGCAAAAGGCGATGCAAAAGCATGGCTTGGAAATCACGCTGATCACGACCGACATTGGTGACTTGGACGATCCACATCGAGCAACCGTTCTGGAAACCGCAGCCGATCTGGGCATCTCGCGATTCCGCATGCGATACGGCAAGTACGACCGACAACAACCCATCGCGAGCCAACTGGATCACTGGAAACAACAATTCGGAAAGCTAGCAGACTACTGCGGGCAAATCGGGATGCAGGCCCTCTATCAAAACCATGCCGGCGAAAACTACCTGGGCGCCTCGCTCTGGGACCTCGACCGAGTCCTGACGGACATCTCGCCGGATCACATGGGTGTCGTCTATGACATCCGTCACGCCCAAGTCGAAGGCGGCATGAGCTGGCCGGTGACCTGGCGAATGATCCAGCCCCGCGTGCGAATGCTGTACGTCAAAGACTATCAATGGGTCGATGGCCGGGTTGAAAACGTGCCCCTGGGCGATGGGCTGGTCAGCCAAAGATTCTTTGATGCGGTGAAAACCAGTGACCTGAAATGCCCGATCTCATTGCACGAGGAATACCTCGACCATCGCGACCCAGCGCTCGTCCCGCAACACCTGGAAGCCATGAGCACCGATCTAAAAACGCTTCAAAAACGACTCGGCATCGACTCGTAACGTGTTTCCGCAACCGCGGGGGACGTCGGGTTGAAACCCGACGCTATCGAATGCCACCGCTCCGCGGTTGGTTGGCGCCATCTCGACCGAACAGTCGCGGAGCGACGGCATTTGGCCAGCCTTGGGTTTCAACCCAAGGTCCGACCGCGACCGACGCACACCCAAGTCGCGGAGCGACGACAGTTGGCAACAAGCTCGGAACGATCTGTCGCCGCTCCGCGGCTTTAAATTGAGTTGCGGACACCCGAGACGTCGGGTTGAAACCCGACGCTATCGAATGCCACCGCTCCGCGGTTGGTTGGCGCCATCTCGACCGAACAGTCGCGGAGCGACGGCATTTGGCCAGCCTTGGGTTTCAACCCAAGGACTGGCCGCGACCAACGCACACCCAAGTCGCGAAAGCCGCGGAGCGGCGACAGGGGCGGCTCAATTCTTCGCCCCGGATGGGGCCGTCGTTCTTAGCTCGGGGCGGAAGCCCCGAGATGGGTATGACGGAACGTGGACGGTCGCCCCGGATGGGGCCGGCGTGGGGATGCGCGCGGTCCCTCGCTGACGCGTCGGGTTTCGAGGCTGCGCTTTTGCAGTCGGTTTTGTTGGCCAACGGCCAACATCAACCCACCCGTTTTGGATCGAACTTGGCCGTTGGCCAAAATGAGAGCGTGTTCCCCTGGTCCAGGCCACAAACAATTTGCAATTTGCAATTCGCATCGCGGAACAACGTCGCGCGCCTCGGTGGCAAACCACCGAGCTACAGGCCCCTGATTCCTTCGGCGATTTGATCCGTCAGTGCCGCTCGCAACGGATCATCGCCAGGCCCACAGAACCCCCAGTGCTCCCGGCGACGCCAGCCTTCGGCGTGCTCAAATTGCCCGCTCATCGTCCCCACCATGCGTGACAGATCTCGCATCGACTCGATGTAACTGTCCATGCCTTGGCTCTCGTCGAGCCATTGCTTTTGGCTGGCGTGACATGCCAATGCCTCGGCCTTCTGCTCCACGACATCCCCGTTGTCCACATAGAAATGCGGCGTCACCAACTCACCGGTTGGTTGACGACAACCGACGGGCTGAGCGTGATAGACCGTCACCGGATCCATGTAGACCGGAGTCGGTGGAATGCTTTCAAGGTTCGGCATCCCGTGGGCGAAGGCGGCACTGACCGCCAACCGACAAGCGTTCTCGTGATCTTCCATGTAATCAATGGGCGAATGCGTCAACACGATCGACGCCTTGGACTGACGCACCACCGCGGCAACCCTCTGAACATTCTCGGTGGTGTAGGCGACTTCCATGTCCGCACAAATCGGAGGGTGAAAGGTTGCCCCGAGACACCTGGCGGCTTGTTTGGCCTCTTCCAATCGCGTCGCGGCACATTCCCGTGGCCCCAACGTGGTGCTGCCGCGAGAACCGTCCGCCACATTCATGTAGTGCAGATCCCAGCCACGCTGGCCAAGCAGCAACATCGTCCCCGCAAACAAGAACTCAATGTCATCAGGGTGCGCGGCAACAGCAAGAACGGACGGCATCAGGGACCTCTACTTCGATGAAACGAGACTCAACTTTTCCAGAGGCACATAATACCGAACATAGCGGTCCCCGTTGCTGAACAACTCCCCTTTCGGATCATTCACCAGCACCGTGGCACGGCGAGTGATGCGATTGACGCGGCCGACCACTCGCCGCGTTCCTTCTCGAAACGCGACCTGGTCACCGACGCGAATGTTGAACTTGGTCGCGGCCCGCTCACGCTGGGTGATCAAATTGTGTTGGTAATCGGTGTGCCCAAAGAAGCTGCGTGCAATCGACTGAAAACGCTTTTGATTGCAGTTGCCCGCGTTCCAAATCAGCATCTCAATCAGGTGCGTCATCTCATGCTCGGCAACTCGCTGCATCGCTTCCAAGCGATCGCGACACGTGCGCCCCGTGACTGTGACAGGCCGATCCACATCCTCGAACGTTTGAAACAACAACGTCGACGAAAGAATCATCTCAAAACGCCGCGGCCCATCCCGTTTGCCGCCGGGATAATGCGTCACGAGCTTGCCGGCGGCACTGGTCATCCGAGACGAAAACCCAAACTCCAACCCTTCCGCCTTTGCGACCGGCAACACGCGGCCTTCGAAGAAAGCTTCGTCGAGCAGGTGAATCAAACGCACCAAATCATCGCGTCCAACCCGCTTGAAGTTAGGCCGGTCAATCGTCCGACTGAGCCCCAGAACCTCGGCGTGAATCTCACGCTGGACGACAGGGATCCGCTGGGGGTCGGGCCGCCGCGTCTGCAGAAATTCCGCGAGCGCAAACAAAGTGTCCCGGTCGCGAGGCGGAACGACTCCTGGTGGAACCGCTGCTGAATTGGCGACTGGCTTGGACGCGTGTTTCGCTGACGTCGACGACTTGGCTGCCACCACAGAGGGCGCCGTCCCCTTCCGCCTGGAAGGAGCGGCCGGGGGCGGAGCCGACTTCGGCTGAACAGCCTTGGGCGGTGGAACTCTGCCAGGCTCCAGATCCGTGACGGGGCGTCGCTTGGGGGCCGGCCGTCGGTGCGGGGAAGCGGACATCGGATCCCTTTAGGCTTGGGCTTTCTTTGGCGAGTTTGCTTTGGCGGCGTCCTGCCGAGCCAACAATGTCTTTTGGTATTTGCCTTGAACCACATCGACCACAATCAAAATCGCCAGCACAAAGTAGAACGTGCTCTTGGCCATCGCGTGCACTTCGTGACCGAACAACGCAACGTGAGCCAAGTGACCGCCTTCGCTGACCAACATCACCCCGACGATGAACAACACGAACAGCCCCAGGACTTCGTACATGCGGTTCTTCTTCAAGAAATCCGCCACCCGGTCGGCCAAGAAAATCATCATCGCACCACTGATCACGATCGCCGTTGCCATGATCGCGAAACTCTTGGTGAGCGCCATCGCGCTGAGAATCGAGTCGAACGAAAAGACCAAGTTCATCATCACGATCAAACCAATCGTCTTGCCAACACTGGCTTTCGCCGAGTCTTCCGAATGCCCCAACTCAGGTTCGGCCAGCAAGTGATAGATCTCCTTGAGAGCCGTCCAGAGGATGAACGCGCCACCAAACAAAACGATCAAGCTATGCCCGGAGATTGCAGCGTCAATGTAGCCATTGTGGAGCTCGACAAACGGCTCTTCCAGCAACACGATCAATCTCACGACCACGAACAACAACACAATTCGCAAGATCACGGCCAATCCGATGCCGATCTTTCGAACCTTGGACTGCTGGTCCTCGGCGACCCGTTTGCTCTCAATCGAGATGTAAAGCAGGTTGTCGAACCCCAACACCGCCTGCAACAGCACCAGCATCCCGAGCGTGAACAAACCGGAGATCGAAAACAGCTCAGCCATGGCGACGAGATTCCAAGAAATTGCAGAGAGAAGAATCAAAGAGAAGAGTCAGAAGACAACAGATCAAGAACGGCTTGCATGTCGGGAGGAATGGGCGCGGTCAGCGTCATTTCCTTCCCTGTTTGCGGGTTGGTGAACGTCAACGCTCTGGCATGCAGGGCCTGACGCCCCAGCAAAACCTGCTGATCTTCGGGAGTCGGCTGCACACCGGGCGTGGCGACTTCCATGCCGGCCATCCGGCGAATCTGCGAGCGGCTCAACTCGGAGTGACCACCGTACAATCGATCGCAAAGAATCGGGCAACCGATGTGCGCCAGGTGAACTCGAATTTGATGCGTTCGCCCGGTCTTGGGCCGCACGTCGACTCGAGTCACACGGCCATGGCGTTCCACGACTTCGTAAAACGTTGACGCCGTCTTGCTGGTCGAATGGTCTTCACGGATCGCTTGTTTGTCGCGCTGGTACGGATGACGCCCGATCGATGCATGAATCCAGTCGCGATCTCGGTCAAGTCGACCGGATGTGATCGCGGTGTATTCCTTTTGCACCAATCGGTCGTGCCACTGGGCAGCCAAATTCAGGTGCACCGCGTTGTTCTTGGCAACGACGATCACGCCGCTGGTGTCTCGGTCAAGCCGATGCACAATGCCTGGACGAGTGGGCCCGCCCACGTCGGATAGCGACTGAAACCGAAACGCGAGCGCGCTGGTCAGCGTGCCCGACCAGTGGCCACGCGCCGGGTGCACCACCATCCCCGCAGCCTTGTTGATGACGACCAATCCGTCGTCTTCATAGAGAATATCCAGCGGGATGTTCTCAGGCACCGTGTCATCGGATGCCGGGGGAGGCACGCGAAACCGGATCGTCTGCCCAGCTTTGATTTTGTAGCTGGGACGAATGACCCGCCCATCGACTTCCGCACCATCGTTCTGAACCGCGTCCCGAATTTGCGATCGGCTGTAGCCATCGCAGGACTGGGTCAAGAACAAATCGATTCGAAACCCATGCGCGGATTCAGGAACGACGAATTCGCGCATCACTCGTCGGATGCGGCGGGTTCATCGGCAGCGGGCGTTTCTTCTGTTGCAGGAGCTTTCTCAGCTGGCGTTTCCTCAGCAGGCGTTTCTGCTTCCACCGTTTCTTCTGCCGGAACTTCTTCTTTGGCAGCTTCCTCGGTGGACGCTTCTTCGGCCGCAGGCTCTTCCTTCATTTCTTCGGCTGGCTCAGCGGCTTCTTCCGGAGCAGCCTCTTCCGCGGCGGCTTCCTCGGCAGGGGCTTCCGTTTCGGCGGCTTCTTCGGTCATCGCTGGCTCTTCGGTCATCGCTGGCTCTTCGGTTGCCTCTGCTTCCTCCGTCACTTCAGCACTGGCTTCGGTTGCATCGTCCATTGGAAAATCCAAGGGCGGCAGATCCAAGTCTGGCAGATCGGGGAGTTCACCGGCTCCTGGCAACGACGGCGGCATGCTCGGTTCCGCTGGCGAGAAGTCTTGTTCTTGGAACCAGGCCAAGA includes these proteins:
- a CDS encoding RluA family pseudouridine synthase — protein: MREFVVPESAHGFRIDLFLTQSCDGYSRSQIRDAVQNDGAEVDGRVIRPSYKIKAGQTIRFRVPPPASDDTVPENIPLDILYEDDGLVVINKAAGMVVHPARGHWSGTLTSALAFRFQSLSDVGGPTRPGIVHRLDRDTSGVIVVAKNNAVHLNLAAQWHDRLVQKEYTAITSGRLDRDRDWIHASIGRHPYQRDKQAIREDHSTSKTASTFYEVVERHGRVTRVDVRPKTGRTHQIRVHLAHIGCPILCDRLYGGHSELSRSQIRRMAGMEVATPGVQPTPEDQQVLLGRQALHARALTFTNPQTGKEMTLTAPIPPDMQAVLDLLSSDSSL
- a CDS encoding sugar phosphate isomerase/epimerase family protein — protein: MPNRRDFLAGSLAAASLASLPTRSLFAADPETESRWPICVFTKPLNSMSFDEMASALAEAGFDGVEATVRKGGNVAPAEAAEKLPAMQKAMQKHGLEITLITTDIGDLDDPHRATVLETAADLGISRFRMRYGKYDRQQPIASQLDHWKQQFGKLADYCGQIGMQALYQNHAGENYLGASLWDLDRVLTDISPDHMGVVYDIRHAQVEGGMSWPVTWRMIQPRVRMLYVKDYQWVDGRVENVPLGDGLVSQRFFDAVKTSDLKCPISLHEEYLDHRDPALVPQHLEAMSTDLKTLQKRLGIDS
- a CDS encoding TerC family protein — encoded protein: MAELFSISGLFTLGMLVLLQAVLGFDNLLYISIESKRVAEDQQSKVRKIGIGLAVILRIVLLFVVVRLIVLLEEPFVELHNGYIDAAISGHSLIVLFGGAFILWTALKEIYHLLAEPELGHSEDSAKASVGKTIGLIVMMNLVFSFDSILSAMALTKSFAIMATAIVISGAMMIFLADRVADFLKKNRMYEVLGLFVLFIVGVMLVSEGGHLAHVALFGHEVHAMAKSTFYFVLAILIVVDVVQGKYQKTLLARQDAAKANSPKKAQA
- a CDS encoding PIG-L deacetylase family protein; translated protein: MPSVLAVAAHPDDIEFLFAGTMLLLGQRGWDLHYMNVADGSRGSTTLGPRECAATRLEEAKQAARCLGATFHPPICADMEVAYTTENVQRVAAVVRQSKASIVLTHSPIDYMEDHENACRLAVSAAFAHGMPNLESIPPTPVYMDPVTVYHAQPVGCRQPTGELVTPHFYVDNGDVVEQKAEALACHASQKQWLDESQGMDSYIESMRDLSRMVGTMSGQFEHAEGWRRREHWGFCGPGDDPLRAALTDQIAEGIRGL
- a CDS encoding serine/threonine protein kinase, which codes for MGLFDSIKGAFSKGSGGSLKRIDVEKRFERSRTAATGTMSNFFVAYDLERKENVGVKILDPEKYELFESRFKGLNKPSEGEIAMQMKHPLIVKTFEHGITAKNQRILVMEYIAGVGIQDVIVRKKRDVIDGKEMLLMREMAESLAYVHDQGFIHRDVCPRNFICTPPEEGDDTVSGVRLIDFGLSVPATPPFMAPGNRTGTPLYMCPEIVRRRATDQRVDVFSLGVTFYCLLTFKHPWQGEIVSGRAALQHDTETSTPILERRDDIHPKVARVIMRMIEPNVDDRLPSIKEFLMQTRGLESAFVS